The sequence TTTGGggtctttatacacacacaagtggTGTGGAACTGGAATTTTTTTTACCGTTTTTACTATACGGTCTATGGTTTTTACCGCTCTTACCTCGGCGACGCCCCCTGACTACGGTAGCCATGGTAATCGACCTTGGCTACCGTACCGTGATCCATATATAAGGCGCATCGGCTTATAAGGCGCACTGTCGGTTTTTGAGAAAATTAAAGGCTTTTAGGTGCGCCTTATAGTGCAGAAAATACGGTACtttagatatttaaaaaaaaagaagttgttcTGACAAACTTTTTGTCCATTACCTTGAAGCTTGTATATAACTGCAGGCTGTAGCTTGTATGACGTCACACAGGCGCGAGTGCAGAAGAGCTCCACCACGCCCTCGCTGCTTTTGTAGTGAACCATATCCGACGTCGGCTGTGAGGTGTGGCACATCGTGCATTGGAGGGGTGTCTTGATTTTCtgcagaaaagcaaaacaaggaAAGTTTTTAATCCATGAGCGTGTAGTTTGACACGTCCTTGGTACCGTAAATGCTCACCAGCACACCCAAACGTGCACTAATCGgtggctgaaaatagtcccccaaCAAATGCAGCACTTAATCCTGCCTCACTAACTGCTCCTGTTCGGGTGAGGTAAAAAACAGACTGACCCACTTCTGCCTGGCTGAATGCCACGCATTGttggttttccttttttttttatagaatttgttgacaataacagATATAGCCCCAGCTTTATCATTTCTGTATACTGTACCTTATTCCCATTTTGCTATTGTGcttgttattaatattattataacacatttattataatttatttttttacacatattACCAGTTTTCCACTTCCATTTCCTTGCTGTAGAATGAAACAACTAAAGTGGAGCAGAACTAAATATGACTAAAATGTCTCTGTTCATTTAACCAATAAGCCTGCTTTCACTACAGCTGTAGCCAGCTGTTGTCCAAGCTGTTTTATGCACACAGCACATGGATTACGACTGTGTATCTCAGTGTTTGAGTAATATTGCATATAGGCTTGGGTGTTATATGATGATTTTGAACCTGCACACTGTTTCAGTGATGTATATACTGTAAACTTTTGTGCTTTGTGATGCTGATATTTCTGCACCTCTTTGACGTTTTGCAGACATTCCTCACTGCAGATGGTTCTTGTTTCCTCCTCCAGGTTCAACATGAGCGGTTGGTTAAGGCAGGGGGAGctgcagtcctcacagatgggCATGTTGTCTCTGCGGAAACCTTCCAAACAGGAGTCGCTGCAAAACTTGTGGACAGCCTCGTTCAGGATCAACTCACACGTTGTCTGTATAAGATAATGATAAAGGAGCAGTGAGTACGTCAAAGACTTTACAGCTAaaattaactgtttttttaagggtttttttcctctgaagttCAAGaaaattttgatttgtttttgcttaCAGTGCAGGCTTTGTTGCACATACTGCAGTGTGACTGTGGCATTTGGGTGGACGCACTGTTGGACTTGAAAACGGACAGGCAAGTGAGACTGCAGAAGTCCTTCATAGTTCCTTTAATGTCCACTACAGCCATGATGAGGTCCAGAGGTGTTATTGCCCTGACAGATCCAGGAGGGGAGATGAGGAACAGTTAGTTACATTGACCTTTAATATGTTAATAAATCTTTGGCACAAAGTTAATGTTTACACAGAAGGATATGATGAGTTAAGCAGGGTATGGAAGAGGCTGAAAGGCTTGCATGTTCTGAGAGGAGGTGATGTTTTTCAGAGACTGACTTGTGACAATAATGACACGTCTTGGTGCCTGGTTTGTTGATGGGGAACATTTCGAAAAGGCAGTTTTTTGAGCAGAAAACATCTGTGAATCCCTTCTTCTGGTAAGCAGTTTGTCCCTTCATCATGCTCTTTCTGCAGTGGGAGCATGTCATGTGTATGGCGTCCTGGAAGAGAACATATACAGATTTGAATCTTGCTTTATTGGGCAAGTTTTCTACAAATGCAAATACATAATTAACTAAATCTATAGTAAGACATGGAATTTAAAATACaactttaaatgtaattttcttccatttatatatttaaaaaaagcataCCCACATTTTATGAgaccaaaataaatgtttttataaatgcTTTATTCACTAACCAGGAGAAGTGCATTTCCCCACCTTTTCGTAGCTGGGCTTGTTTTTGACATCTGTGGATGTAGAAGACGTTTCACAATGGTTGCGGGGAAACTGGGAAATGTGGAATGAAGACTTCCAATTCTCCTAGTGCATAACAAAACAACCAGTATAGTTTCCATTGTCATTTCCAGTCTTGTACAGTGGAAAACTAGAGCCTAAAGGAAAAAAGCTACAACTAGAAATAAGCATTGTACAGTAGTACAGAGATGTACAGCTGTAAACTATGAATGTAATGACATCCTAATACTTTAACCCAGATTTTATGATATGAGATTATGAGATTACATATTTGATACTTACAATGTCCAGTTTTGGGATTGATACCTTCACCTCTCTCATCCCAGCCAATGCAGCCAataatttgttctttttttctatgaataatgtgaaaacatgtttttgttataCAGACATTAATGGTCCACAGAGCATGAACCCTACTGACCACCTCACCCTGCCACCATGAGACTGATCTTTTGGTTTTGAGAAAGATACCTTGACAGCTACTGGATGGACGGTCATGAAACTGACCTCAGACGTTCAGTAGAAGTCCCATAAGGATAAATTCTGGTGACAAGTTTTCCTCTTGTACTATCTATAGGTTTAAGTTTAAACTTATTCACTCAAATAGCCAATAGACATCTATTAGATGGATTGCTACAAATGACTGACTTTTCCTGTAGCACCACCGGGATTTACTTTACCtgtgtttaaagctgcagaGGACCTCCGGCTGTCCACATCCATCCAGTCAGTTTGTTTGCCTTCTTTCTCTTGATCTTTTTTCTCCACACGATTCTCTGTATCGATGTCCATGGGCTCTTCAAGGTCTATGTCAGTGATGTGCTTGTTAGGTGAGCTCTGTTTCTTCTTACTGCCACCAGTGTCCTTGTACTGCTTTGTGGTTTCTCTGACATCTGCCATCACAGGCTTTGCTGCCAATCCTTCTGAGTCACCATCTCCATCGTTCTCCTCCTCATTTCTGACATCTTCATCTGTGTCTATGTCCATATCAAAGTCCACATGCAGGTCCTCATCATCGTCactaaaacaaatgtttgttgcATCCTCATTGCTACGAGATGGTGTTTCTTCAGGTGTTCTGACAGCACATTTCACAGGCCTGTCATCACTGTCTGTGTTCACCTCATGATTTTTCTTGTCGTTCAGCTCAGGCTCCtcattttcattcttcttcctcctgcctcTGCCTCGGACATTTTTCCTCAAGGAAGAAACTCTTGTAGATGATGAAAAGGAGCCTTTTCAGGAGGAAACACCAAGAGCAGACAGGGACGGATATGTGAGTATCAACAGTACTACGCTTTATTACTATCACTACATTTCCAATCAGCTcgaaaaatttaaaaaaatattctataCATGTTCTTATTGGCTTTCTTTTAAATCCATATATATTACAGATAATATAGAATATGAGACGTTACAATCAAATCTCTAAGACGCAGTCAATTGACTGAAATAACAGCTTCACTGCCAATGATTTTCTGGCCCTCAAACAGATGGGGGTGACAGACTACTTTCAGTAATGTTTGAAGTTTTACTGCTAGTGATGACTAAAATGCTAAATTGCCTTACCTTTGGATGTGGTGGCCTTAGCCTGAGCAGTGTTGGTCCTGTTTtcatctgattaaaaaaaaaaaaaagtaaaatgttttttggtaCCAGAAACAAAGCCTTTACAATAAATGGTTAGAGACAGTAAAGGAGTAAACATTTCAGAACTGTCATTTGTGGGACAGCAACAACAAGTTGTGAACCgaacactgacatatcatcaACTTCTAAGTTGTTATGTTTATTGTTCATCTTTGACATACCGCTCGGCTGTAGAGAATTTTCCGCGTCTTCATCGTCGTCCTCGGCCTCGCTGTTTTCAGAATCGTCCTGCTCCACATTCAGCTGCAATTCATCTTCACAGGAAAGCAACACATGTATACGTGTATTGTATCATGAGGAATTTGTGATATGGTTTCAATCAGTATGAATACATTAATGCAATTATCTTGATATCACAGTGGCATTCatttcttcaaaacaaaaactttgttaattttttttttttaaattacaattGAATGGAATGATCcagtaaaaaatataaaaaagggagcagcagaagaagacgACTGCTAGCAAgaaaacttttgtttgtttacaagaaaacctCCACAGGGCATCTTTAAGTTTTGATCTAGGCACATACCTGCAATCTCAATTTCCTCAAATGATTTTCCTTCAAATCTTTCAAGAGATCCATTCTCCATTGCTGCGAGTAGCTCTGAGATTTTTGCAATGTCGACAGCTGCCTCCGGCGTCTGGTAATACTCCCTGTCTGTCCGAATGTCATGGCCCAGCAGTTTGGCTAGCTGACCAAGCTCGTCATTTGTGAGGCTAAGAATCTGGAAAATTCTTACTACGTGCTTACGAAAAAGCACAGACCTGACGTTCTCTGGGTTTTTTGCACCACACCGAGCTGCAAAAGTGTTGACGCACGTTTGCCCGTGGTAGAAGCTCGTACATGTGGCGATGGGTCTTGCAAATAAGAAGGGATTACTTTTATGCACACCACATGCTTCTCTTTTGTTCATGAGCAGTGTTATTGCACTGAGCAGTCCAGGGGTCAACGTAACGGTAACTTTTTTCTCGCCAACTTTTTTGCCACTTTTGCTCATAACACTGATCTTCACATAGCGCTTGGACAGAATTTGCTCAAACTGTGACTGGCATGCAGCAGCGTCTCCGTGAAGCTCGGTCTCGTCCCTCTCCTTGAATGACTGCAGTGTTATTTTTGAAACTGCgaacacatttttgtttagGATTAACACTTGTGCAACTGTTACTCTGAGAAGTGCATTATAGACCGGTGAGCTTTCATACATCGCCAGGCTTTTGACCGCAGATGCTGCTGTCTTCTCCATGCACTGGTAGAAAAGCTGCACGTCACCTATGAACGGTATGGTTGATGGGCTGTTTATGTTTGATTTTGATGGGGGGATGGAGCTCCATTCGTTGGcacacagcttcaaaaatgtCTGTGCTTCATGCATCGTCTCTTTGGCAGCATCCTCTTTCACAGCCCTGGCGAATTTAATCTCACCAATCTTCTTGAGCGAATTTTCCAATTTCAGTTGAAGACTTGGTCGGTCACAGGACTTTGTCTCTTCATTGAAACCAGCGAGCTCTCTGACAGCTTCAGCAACTTTGCTGAAGTTTTCAGGTTTGATAGCATCTTCAAAGCTACTTATGGACTTTTGCCTTAATGTCAGCAGGAGTCTTCCCATTTGCCTCAGCCTCTGCTTGATGTCTTCggctctttttgttttccttccatcCATGGAACACTGTGCAAGCTGCAGGATGTAAGAGTCATTCCAAACCACAGATGAAATCTCATCTTTCTTCAGGTTTTTTAATATCTCCCTCACATCCGGGGAGATTTCTGTTAACTCTGTAGTGGCAACCAAATTTAAGAGTTTAATGTTGCCACCTATTGGTTTTGAGAACTTCTTTGAAGAACACCTCTGTATGTGTCGCCACATTACCTTGCGACTATACATGCCTTTACAATATATACAGAGTGTAAATGTTTTAGCAGTGGTGGATCCTGATTTTCGTTTCACTTTCAGCTCTCCACAGCGAGTCTTCAGAACCTCCTGATTATGTTTGTAATTTCCCCGGTTTCGTAACTTCTCCAGTAGCTTTTTACGTTCTTTGGAGTTTAGAGGTAATGCAAACACTTCCGCGATTTCAGCCTCCTCATTCTTATGGGTGATCAGGTGACGAGAAATTCTAGACTGAGCTTTCCCGCAAACATAACAGTAATTTCTGTTGGTACAGGAGGGCTCTCCATCAGAGGCAGAATCGTCAGAGAAGCAGTCAGCCTCATCCTCCTGCTGGACGGATGAATCATCAGTACTTTGTGGCACAAAGCTCTGCTCTTTAGAAGAATCTGACTCTGCGAAATCTGGATTGTTCTTAGAACTCTGACACCGCTGGTTGTTGCTCTTGCTACTTGGTGCATCATCAGGGACAAACTCATCACCAGAGCAGGATTCTGCAGGACTAGAGGCTCCTGCTGAGCCCTCAACCTGGAATTATGAAGAGGTGATTTTAAACACTTTATGtcaccaaacacaaaacagtgcTTTTATTTCCCTACTATACCatacaaacattttcacattctcattttctcttctatTCTGTCTCTAATTTTGTTTAGAATTGATGTCACACAGACAGCATATCCCATTATTCTTGCCATTTTTTCAACTAAATAATTAACGGATAATTAGCCATGCCTAACTtgaacaaagccacatctacCTGGTGCTTACTAAGGGAAATCCACTCTACGCCCACCCTTTCATCCCCTGGAGACATCATTATACTGAGAGTAGTTAGTCATTAACACAGAGGGACAGAACAGTAAAATATTTGCAGACAAAAATGTACTTGGcttatttgtgaaataatgacatAATAAAAACTCCCTTTCTctcaaaaacaagacaaatatttacgaacaaaatcaaaatcaagacAGAAAATAGGCAGAAAATAAACTTACTGTTGAGCGCCAGGGATATGAGGAGTCTCCGTAGTTGTACGTTATCTCCTCGCCACGCAATATTTTTTTCACCGCAAACAGGCACAGGTGTGGCTTCCCCTCATAAACAACCTTCTTCATTTCACAGTTGGGACTTATGTGATCATCATTCACAAGTCTACCAAGGCTCCCATCTTCCGCTGATGCATCAATGCTATTAATGTTAAGATCGATTTCTCTTTAACGTGAGCCAGCATGGATATTCATTCAAAACAAGAATCATCCTTCaatgacaaaactgaaaaataagcaGTACACTCACCGCCAGTTTGTTCCATTCCACGAGAAGTCAAACAAATAATTGGTCAAAGTATcaccacattttgttttctgggtCTCTTTGTGAGTTAAGATGTTCCCTCTATACTCAACAACGAAGCTGGATGGTTCAATGGGTTTATGGGTGAACACACCTCTTCCTAGGAAAGCaagaataataatgaaaaaaaaattagatccTACTACTATACAACAAAAGGATAAAAATCCAAAACCGTCCTCAAATGAGAACACCCCACATTTGTTtattacatttcagtgttttatgtggGGAAACTATAATTATTTGTTatgaacagaaacataaataatTTGTGTGAATTTTTGCCAATACAGACTTTTGGAAGAGTTCAACAGACAGTCACGTTTTGTTTTCTGAGTTAAAGTGGCAGAAAATAAGGCAAGAGTATGTTGCAACCGGTTGCAGCTGCATATATCACCAACCTTTGAAGGAGTCAATGAACATTTCCTCCAAGAAGGGTTTGTCTCTGCAGGCCTTTATGTGCCCCAGGGAATCTTGCTCAGGTGTCAGTTGTCTGCCTTGTTGCTCCACATTATCTGGAAAGTTAtccaaaaatatttaatattaaagcATCAACAAGGCAAGATTTTTATTGGCACTCAGTAAAGAAAGGAGTTATTTGAATAAAGGGTTCTTAAATACTTTTtgaatgtttatatgtttatgtttggcAAGTTGGTTCAGAAGATTAATTAActgcaaaaaataattttaaaattgtTTACTCAATGTTTACTctacaaaaaaagaacaggtaACATTACAGGTAAATGGGTATGGGATTTTATCTTCATGACATACCATTCTGCTGAAGTAAAACATCAGATTCTTCATTGTCCTCGTCAACATCACTGTTTTTAGGGTTGCCCTGCTCCACATCTGGCTCCAGTTGGTCTtgaataaaaagcaaaatagAATATGTGTTAATGTGTAGTTTAATAAGTGATCCTTTCTTACTGATCAAGCTCTGGCAGCTCAGACGTGTTTGCAATGGACACATACCCTCAATCTCAATTTCATCCAAAGAGTTTCCTTTGAATCTTTCAAGAGAACCCTTTTCCATGGCCAGAAGTAGTTTTGAAATTTTTGCGATTTCCACAGCTGCCTCTGGCAGACGGTAGTAGTCCCTGTCAGCCCGTATGTCGTGGCCCAGAAGCTTAGCCAGGTGATCAAGCTCATCGTTCTCCAAGTTGAGAATCTGGAAAACTCTTGCAATGTGCTTGCGAAGATGCACCGACCTGAGATGCTCTGGGTTCTTTGCACCACACAGATTTGAAAGGGTCCTAATGCAGTTCCCTCCATGGTACAGACTTGAATCAGAACCGTCAGGTTTTGCAAACAGGAAAGGATTGTCGTTGTGTACACCACATACCATTCTTTTGCTCACAAGCAGTGTTATTGCAGTGACAAGTTCAGATgtcaacaaaacagccacatttTGACTGGTCTTGTTCAGAATATTTATCCTGATGAAGTGCTTGGACAGCACTTGGGTAGTGTCGCCCCTCTGCTGGAATGACTTCAGTGTCATGTTTGAAACCTCAGGCGCACCTTTGTTTAAGACTGACGCTTGGGCAAGTGTCACTCTGCACAGTGCATTGTAGACCTGTGGGCTTTCATACATCTTCATGGTTTCAATGGCAGAAGCTGATGTTGTTTCTAGATACCCGTAGAAAGCCTGCACATCACGGGTGAATGGTATCGTAGACGGGCTGTTAACTTTTCGTCCACCCATCGAAGCAAAGGCTGTTTGGGAGACAAGTTCAGGCCATTCTGTTGCACACAATGTCATGAATGTCTTTATGTCTCTCATCTGCTCACTGTCATCACTTCCAGTGAGGACAATGCTGCATATTTTTTTGAGGGAACGTCCTAATTTCAAAGCAAGACTTGGTTTGCCAtagctcttctttttttcatcgaaACCAGTCATGTCTTTGACCGCCTGTACAACTTTGTAGAAGTTTTGGGATTTGACAGCATCTTCAAAGCTGAATATTGACTTGTCATGCAGTGCTAACAACAGTCTTCCCATTTCTCTCAACTTCTGTCTGATGTAGTCGTGctttttttgattatttctgtatttctcagACAGATACTCTGCTAGCTGTATTAGAAGGTAATCATTTTGAACTATGAATGCAATCTCATCTTGTTTCATAGTTGAAAGCAACTTCCACACACCAGAGGGAATTTTTTCAGAGAATGGTGACTCTGCAAGAGCAATCTCACCTAAAACTCTTGTCTTGCCAGATGTTACGGGGTTTAACATTTTCCTGGAAGTGCATCTGGCCACATGCCTCCACATGTTTATGCGTTTAAACATGCCTTTACAATACAGACAGTGCACATATGTTTTAGCACTTGTTGCCACGCTTGTCGCTCGTCTTCGCAGCTTTAACTCTCCACTGTTATTCCTCAGCACCTCTTGATTATGTTTGTAATTTCCTCTGTTTCGTAAATTGTTGAGTAACCTTTTTCGTTCCTTGGAGTTTTTGCGCAATGCAAAGGCCTCAGCGATATCAGGTTCTTCATCAGCATGCCTTAAAAGATGACGAGCAATTTTGGACATACCTTTCCCACAAACAtaacaataattttttttggtgtaaGATGGGTTTTTGGACTTCTTTATATCCCCACTGGGTGTGTAGTCTTCATCTGAGCCATGTTCATCAGAACTCAAAGCAGCCTTATCTGGTTTGTAGTCTTCATCTGAGCCATGTTCATCAGAACTCAAAGCAGCCTTATCTGGTTTGTAGTCTTCATCTGAGCCATGTTCATCAGAACTCAAAGCAGCCTTATCTGGTTTGTAGTTTTCATCTGAGCCATGTTCATCAGAACTCAAAGCAGCCTTATCTGGTTTGTAGACTTCATCCAAGCTGTGCTCATCTGAGTTCAAAGCATCCTCATCCTCCTGCTGGCTGCATGAATCATTGTCTGGTTGCTGCATAGAGGACCCTGCTGTCTCTTGAGAAGAATCACACTCAGTCAAAGGTGAACTGTCTCTGAAATCCAACTGACTGTTGACGTTGGCAAAGCCGTCACTGTCGTGGCTTGGTCTACTGTCAGGTAGTttgtcaccatcatcatcatcaaagcaGGATTCCTCAGAGCTGGAAGCTGAAGAGTCCTCAAGCTGGAAATACAAACAAGAAATTTTATACGCATGGTACATTattttatacatacacacacagaaatacctGTATTCTTTGCTAGCATGcaatcaaaataattattaaaggaatagtttgacattttgggaaaactACCTGTTTACTGTTGCTTACATACCGTTTCATTCATTGCTGCTGATGAACAAGCATATAAGTTTTTGTTTGAAGTACTCGATCCACCAGAAGACTCCTgtcaaatgcaataaaaaaaaaaaaagtcattttgaaatttaacagtttaataTTCCTGCACAGGAGTTGGCAGctattttccatttaaaaaagcaATCTGTGTATACTTCATTAATCACATACATAGTACTGGGCAAAGGTTTTAGATACTTTAGATGTTCAGATTCTTATCCATCATTTAACACGATAAAGGAGGCCAAATTTATTGTTCAGAATGACAACAATTCCAGTCATACAGCAAGAGTAGCAAAGAACCATATTTGGAGACATGAAGATCAAGGAGCCTAGCAACAGATAGTATGGCCCACAGAACCCTGATCTCAAGACCTAAATCCACAGAAcaactgtggcaagttctccaaAATGCTTGGAACAACTTACCTGTCAAGCACcttgaaaaaaatgtgcacaggtgtAACCAGGAAATCTAGCATTGTTGAG is a genomic window of Toxotes jaculatrix isolate fToxJac2 chromosome 13, fToxJac2.pri, whole genome shotgun sequence containing:
- the LOC121191726 gene encoding uncharacterized protein LOC121191726 isoform X1 — encoded protein: MNETLEDSSASSSEESCFDDDDGDKLPDSRPSHDSDGFANVNSQLDFRDSSPLTECDSSQETAGSSMQQPDNDSCSQQEDEDALNSDEHSLDEVYKPDKAALSSDEHGSDENYKPDKAALSSDEHGSDEDYKPDKAALSSDEHGSDEDYKPDKAALSSDEHGSDEDYTPSGDIKKSKNPSYTKKNYCYVCGKGMSKIARHLLRHADEEPDIAEAFALRKNSKERKRLLNNLRNRGNYKHNQEVLRNNSGELKLRRRATSVATSAKTYVHCLYCKGMFKRINMWRHVARCTSRKMLNPVTSGKTRVLGEIALAESPFSEKIPSGVWKLLSTMKQDEIAFIVQNDYLLIQLAEYLSEKYRNNQKKHDYIRQKLREMGRLLLALHDKSIFSFEDAVKSQNFYKVVQAVKDMTGFDEKKKSYGKPSLALKLGRSLKKICSIVLTGSDDSEQMRDIKTFMTLCATEWPELVSQTAFASMGGRKVNSPSTIPFTRDVQAFYGYLETTSASAIETMKMYESPQVYNALCRVTLAQASVLNKGAPEVSNMTLKSFQQRGDTTQVLSKHFIRINILNKTSQNVAVLLTSELVTAITLLVSKRMVCGVHNDNPFLFAKPDGSDSSLYHGGNCIRTLSNLCGAKNPEHLRSVHLRKHIARVFQILNLENDELDHLAKLLGHDIRADRDYYRLPEAAVEIAKISKLLLAMEKGSLERFKGNSLDEIEIEDQLEPDVEQGNPKNSDVDEDNEESDVLLQQNDNVEQQGRQLTPEQDSLGHIKACRDKPFLEEMFIDSFKGRGVFTHKPIEPSSFVVEYRGNILTHKETQKTKCGDTLTNYLFDFSWNGTNWRIDASAEDGSLGRLVNDDHISPNCEMKKVVYEGKPHLCLFAVKKILRGEEITYNYGDSSYPWRSTVEGSAGASSPAESCSGDEFVPDDAPSSKSNNQRCQSSKNNPDFAESDSSKEQSFVPQSTDDSSVQQEDEADCFSDDSASDGEPSCTNRNYCYVCGKAQSRISRHLITHKNEEAEIAEVFALPLNSKERKKLLEKLRNRGNYKHNQEVLKTRCGELKVKRKSGSTTAKTFTLCIYCKGMYSRKVMWRHIQRCSSKKFSKPIGGNIKLLNLVATTELTEISPDVREILKNLKKDEISSVVWNDSYILQLAQCSMDGRKTKRAEDIKQRLRQMGRLLLTLRQKSISSFEDAIKPENFSKVAEAVRELAGFNEETKSCDRPSLQLKLENSLKKIGEIKFARAVKEDAAKETMHEAQTFLKLCANEWSSIPPSKSNINSPSTIPFIGDVQLFYQCMEKTAASAVKSLAMYESSPVYNALLRVTVAQVLILNKNVFAVSKITLQSFKERDETELHGDAAACQSQFEQILSKRYVKISVMSKSGKKVGEKKVTVTLTPGLLSAITLLMNKREACGVHKSNPFLFARPIATCTSFYHGQTCVNTFAARCGAKNPENVRSVLFRKHVVRIFQILSLTNDELGQLAKLLGHDIRTDREYYQTPEAAVDIAKISELLAAMENGSLERFEGKSFEEIEIADELQLNVEQDDSENSEAEDDDEDAENSLQPSDENRTNTAQAKATTSKGSFSSSTRVSSLRKNVRGRGRRKKNENEEPELNDKKNHEVNTDSDDRPVKCAVRTPEETPSRSNEDATNICFSDDDEDLHVDFDMDIDTDEDVRNEEENDGDGDSEGLAAKPVMADVRETTKQYKDTGGSKKKQSSPNKHITDIDLEEPMDIDTENRVEKKDQEKEGKQTDWMDVDSRRSSAALNTEKKNKLLAALAGMREVKVSIPKLDIENWKSSFHISQFPRNHCETSSTSTDVKNKPSYEKDAIHMTCSHCRKSMMKGQTAYQKKGFTDVFCSKNCLFEMFPINKPGTKTCHYCHKAITPLDLIMAVVDIKGTMKDFCSLTCLSVFKSNSASTQMPQSHCSMCNKACTTTCELILNEAVHKFCSDSCLEGFRRDNMPICEDCSSPCLNQPLMLNLEEETRTICSEECLQNVKEKIKTPLQCTMCHTSQPTSDMVHYKSSEGVVELFCTRACVTSYKLQPAVIYKLQGKKGSARLKKKKGKQSKQKSNTEDVAVGSDSAVNENDACQAAESDSTPMLIIADSCVVCCNCGKKLQRGQTLYQPKSSLEVFCSASCLSERHPHIKVVPKHCYNCFQVILRPHNIILAPVDDSGTMKELCSETCLSSVQSKRNMAAQKPLPPVRPRSECRMCARYCYCKFRLTLDGIVHRLCSDTCFASYRRINNLSVSVCDVCCSVCLGTQFVLKTEDNSKNICSEECLVKFKERVKTPQLCPMCQTSHQVSDMVENKNEEGRLDFFCSNRCMMVHKAQSFTVSERNNPSSEENDIKDVKPSLPNLDFIKEEPIDEEYNQNLPPSISAEDIKDEPNVAKPAEDLKIGSVFSLTGDSKSTAPTLTHMDLPASCSNCKKVLMDGETVYQRKSHPDIFCSTSCLLKFYQMKPVQKTCHFCLQVITQSQNVLQAEAETEGTKKDFCSQTCLSSFNYKKIVSTKMPIVPVASHSQCSMCSRYCISKHEIVQQEVIHKICSEPCFLRFCNMNSLSICENCHSHCSTAIVLKVEDGDKKLCSTKCLAQFKKKIRTLQPCAMCRTSTLISDMVENKNSEDMVELFCTSSCVMASKIQAVSASGTPLNCDNCGKTTVPACHLAMSDASIRNFCTLTCAMAFKETQNDMAAASNLTGASDQTQCDFLKPPEKLPCAQCRRIIKTTPKVIQKKSKMNFVCSLACSQEFKRVNNIMGVCEFCKNERIIRDAKRVNDRDCYFCSDGCKMLFRHDLEQEWGKHCSSCAYCHSISSTLVTAKYEGNDMEFCSEDCSSKYKMLFCRVAKCDTCSRKGKLRQSLPMLGEVKHFCDLKCLLHFCNKKVQMVNTVSSPPGSSGTAESSPVIANVISLASALARQTSASSSTAQHGSVPDIQTKVIGHASIQTVPKELRNKSMLCTPLVHNKGVSCTPQTVDTEAQTDNFVPQVITLPVPVPVYVPLPMNMYSQCTPKPVALPLPLPVPMFLPVTSGGSEPTAKATKERLQSEPPKGFSFRSEEMKQDESNKGAGEQKAREETKEGGRQETQALKDHTSSCRHDVYKEDLGTFSRQDDPFTDASLGSPARPHTPSPSPALRMREDQQCSPSPAPAPPLLQETLGKVHNKKKGSKFQQLSKAAEEETSQRDFSKVMSRKHYKLKSQCGIDAWKRWIQWRESPTNLDTASSHAAELKEDILHLSAAELSDGLCRFISEVKRPDGEPYSPDSLFYLCLSIQQYLFENGRMENIFSDLTYNKFSAEFTKILGHFKPSVTARGRIHSRVEEEFLWDCKQLGAYSPIVLLNTLLFFCCKYFGFTTVEQHRQLSFAKITRGARTNRNNTKTSFLRFCLPVSTNEAESCTVISEDTDGVPAKKRRKKENEEEILEMKENTENPLRCPVRLYEFYLSKCSESVRQRRDLFYLQPERCCVPSSPLWFSSTPLGDSTMEAMLIRMLTVRELQGEDRRGMDQQTTDDPTFTPDEVDSE